A stretch of DNA from Longimicrobiaceae bacterium:
GCTCGGCCTCGCCGGGGGCGGCGTGGGTGCAGAGCCGGCGCGAGATGACGATCTCCACCGGGTGCGAGGAGAAGTGCCCGTTGCGCCGCTGCATCCGCCCGCTCAGGAAGAGGGGCACCCCGGGGAGCGCCCCGCCGAAGTGCTCCCGGTTCACCCGGTCGAACTCGGCGCGCAGGCGCCCCAGGTGGGGCCGGTCGGCGGCGGGGACGCGCCGGGCGCGGCGCGGGGTTGCGGGCGCGGCCGGCATCTGCGCGATGAAGCGCCGCACCGTCTCCCGAGCCCCGTTGCGCTTCCGCCGGTCCCGCGCGGAGAAGAGCACCCCGACGGCCACGAGCACCCCCTCCGGCGCCGCGGCGAACGCCACGTTCAGCCGCAGCGCCGCCCCGCCCTCCGCGACCGAGGCCATGACGCGCCGGTTCCGGGTGAATACGACGCGCCCGAACCCTCCCCCACCCCGCCGCACCACCTCCAGCACGGTCGCCTCGTTGCGCGCGGAGCGGCCGGGGGCCGGCGCGGGGGGCGTGCAGCCGAACAGGTCGAGGATGGTGTCTTTGAGGCTCACGCGAACTCTGATCTGCGTTTCGTGGGCATCTTCGCGCGGGGACAAACTACGGGTCGCACGCAGAGGAAGCAGGGGAAGCAGAGGAAAAGCGGAGAGCAGTCCTCTGCTTCCTCTGCGTGAGCCATTGCCGTTGCAGTGCTCCCCTCAGACGGAAGCGATCTCCGGCCGCTCGGCGTGGCGGTACTCCACCCGGTAGCCCAGCGAGCGCGGGATCTCCAGCAGCCGCTGCATGTCGCGGTCGATCGTGGCGCCCGCCTTCTGCGTGACCTCGTCCTCGATGGGGAGGTCGAAGTCGTCCGCCCCGAACTCCAGCCCCCGGAAGGCGTCCTCGTTCAGCGTGAGCACCGAGGTGCGCATGTGCCGCACGTTGTCCAGGAAGATGCGGGAGAGCGCCATGTGCCGGTGGTACTCGCGCGGCTCGATCTCCCGCCCGGCGAGCGCCGTCCCGTACGGCTTGTACGTCCAGCAGAGGAAGGAGAAGAGCCCCGGCATCCCGTCCGCCAGGCAGGCGTCCTGGAAGTCGCGCGTGCGCTGCAGGTGCTCTAGCCGCTCGTCCAGCGTCTCGTCGAAGCCGATCACCATGGTGGCGGTGGTGCGGAGCCCGGCGTCCACCACGGCCCGCTGCGCCCGGAAGTACTCGGCGACCGTGTACTTGAACTTCGAGTGCCGCGTCCGGAAGTCCTCGGTGAGGATCTCGGAGCCGCCGCCTGTGATCCAGAACACCCCCGCCTCGCGCAGCTGCGCGGCCGTCTCGGCGTAGGACAGCCCGGCGCGGTCGGCCAGGTACATGAACTCGGCGATGGTGAGCGCGTAGAACTCCACCCGGTCGCCGTACCGCTCGCGCACCGCCGCGAACAGGTCGCAGTAGTAGTGGAGCGGGAGCTTCGGGTTGAAGCCGCCGTTGAACCCCACTAGGTCGCCCCCCAGCTCCAGCAGCTCGTCGATCTTGGCGAACACGTCCTCCCGGGTGAGGACGTACCCTCCCTCCTGGTTGGGGAGGACGTAGAAGGCGCAGTAGTCGCACTGCGCCACGCAGACGTTCGTGTAGTTGATGATCCGCATCACCACGTAGGTGGCGCGGTCCGGCTCGTGGAAGCGGGCGCGGACGATCCCGGCCAGGCGCTTCAGCTCGTCGTCGGGAGCATGGCTCCAGAGCGTCGCGGCGTCCGCGGCGGTGATGCGCTCGCCACGCTCCACCTTCGCGGCGACCTCGCGCACCGCGGCCTCCGGGGATGCGAGGAGTGGTTCGGACACGGGACCTTCGCGGGCTGGGGTGTTCTGGCGGCCCGGATGGTGGGCCGTGGGTGAAAGATACACCGGCGGGGGCGGGATGGCGACCGGGGGAGCTGGAATGGAGAATGTAGAATGAAGAATGTAGAAAGGGCGTCGGTTAGCTCGCGGCGGGGGGGGGCTCCGGGGGCGGGGGGGCGGGGGCGACGACGGCTTCGCGCACGCCGTGGCCCTCCACGGCGGTGACCTCGAAGCGGACGTGGTCGTACTCCACGGCGTCACCCACGGCGGGGGGGCGCCCCAGCATGGAGAGGACCAGGCCGCTCACGGTGTCCACCTCCTCGTGCTCCAGCACCAGGCCCAGCTCCTCGCCCACCTCCTCGATCCGCGCGGTGCCGGCGGCGTGCATGGCCCCCGCGACGTCGCGGTAGATCTCCGGACGGTGCGCCGGGCCCTCCTCGATCTCCCCCACCAGCTCCTCGAACAGGTCCTCCAGCGTGATGATCCCGGCGGTGCCGCCGTGCTCGTCCATCACCACGGCCATCTGGCTGCGCGCCCTCCGCATGGAGTCGAACACGGTGTCCACGGTGGCGGTCTCGGGGACGTACGGCACCTGGCGGGCGTCGTTGGCGTGCACCGAGCGGCGGTTGCGGAGGCGGCGGAACAGGTCCTTCACGTGCACCATCCCCACGATCTCGTCCAGGTTCCCGCGATAGACGGGGTAGCGGGTGTGGGGGTGGGCGCGCACCGTCTCGCGCACCTCCTGGAAGGAGGCCCCCACGGGGATGCCGGTGATGCGGACGCGGGGGACCATCACCTCGCCCGCCGTGAGGTCCGCCCAGTCCAGCAGCTCCTGCACCACCTCCGCGGACTCCTTCCGCAGCAGCCCCCCGGCCTGGCTCTCGCGGACGATGAACTGCAGCTCCTCCGGGGTGCGGTAGTGCTCGCCGGTTGCGTAGGTGCGGTTCACCCCCGCCAGCCGCAGCAGGCCGTTCCCCAGGGCGTTGAGCCCCACGATCAGCGGGTAGGTCGCGGTCTGGATCCAGAGGATGGGCCGCGTGACCCACATGGCGGTGCGCTCCGGCTGCTGCAGCGCCAGCGACTTGGGGACCATCTCCCCCACCACGATGTGGAAGTAGGTGAGGATGGCCACGGCGATGATGCTGGCGACGGTGTGCGCGGCGATCCAGCGCAGCTCCCCCACGCCGGCGGCCTCGAGCTGGTGGCCGATCCAGTCGGCCAGGGCGTGCTCGCCGTACATGCCCAGCCCCAGGCTGGCGACGGTGATCCCGAGCTGCGCCGTGGCGATGTAGCGGTCCTGGCGGCGCGGGTCGCGGAGGATGCGCAGGACCAGCTTCGCGACCCGGTCGCCCGCGGCGGCGCGGCGCTCCACCGAGACGCGGGGAGCGCCTACGATGGCGAACTCCGCGGCCACGAAGAGCGCGTTCAACAGGAGCAGCACGACGACGATCAGCAT
This window harbors:
- a CDS encoding SprT family zinc-dependent metalloprotease, whose translation is MSLKDTILDLFGCTPPAPAPGRSARNEATVLEVVRRGGGGFGRVVFTRNRRVMASVAEGGAALRLNVAFAAAPEGVLVAVGVLFSARDRRKRNGARETVRRFIAQMPAAPATPRRARRVPAADRPHLGRLRAEFDRVNREHFGGALPGVPLFLSGRMQRRNGHFSSHPVEIVISRRLCTHAAPGEAEQTLRHEMIHLWQHASGKKPDHGGEFRAWARRLGVHPRATRNVSWKAE
- a CDS encoding radical SAM protein, which translates into the protein MSEPLLASPEAAVREVAAKVERGERITAADAATLWSHAPDDELKRLAGIVRARFHEPDRATYVVMRIINYTNVCVAQCDYCAFYVLPNQEGGYVLTREDVFAKIDELLELGGDLVGFNGGFNPKLPLHYYCDLFAAVRERYGDRVEFYALTIAEFMYLADRAGLSYAETAAQLREAGVFWITGGGSEILTEDFRTRHSKFKYTVAEYFRAQRAVVDAGLRTTATMVIGFDETLDERLEHLQRTRDFQDACLADGMPGLFSFLCWTYKPYGTALAGREIEPREYHRHMALSRIFLDNVRHMRTSVLTLNEDAFRGLEFGADDFDLPIEDEVTQKAGATIDRDMQRLLEIPRSLGYRVEYRHAERPEIASV
- a CDS encoding hemolysin family protein; amino-acid sequence: MLIVVVLLLLNALFVAAEFAIVGAPRVSVERRAAAGDRVAKLVLRILRDPRRQDRYIATAQLGITVASLGLGMYGEHALADWIGHQLEAAGVGELRWIAAHTVASIIAVAILTYFHIVVGEMVPKSLALQQPERTAMWVTRPILWIQTATYPLIVGLNALGNGLLRLAGVNRTYATGEHYRTPEELQFIVRESQAGGLLRKESAEVVQELLDWADLTAGEVMVPRVRITGIPVGASFQEVRETVRAHPHTRYPVYRGNLDEIVGMVHVKDLFRRLRNRRSVHANDARQVPYVPETATVDTVFDSMRRARSQMAVVMDEHGGTAGIITLEDLFEELVGEIEEGPAHRPEIYRDVAGAMHAAGTARIEEVGEELGLVLEHEEVDTVSGLVLSMLGRPPAVGDAVEYDHVRFEVTAVEGHGVREAVVAPAPPPPEPPPAAS